In the genome of Planctomyces sp. SH-PL62, the window GTGAGGGAGCCGTGATCGTAATTGTGATCGGAGGTGGTGAAGGGCCGGACGACCCAGTCTCGGCCGTCCCAGCGGGCGGTCTGCCACTCGTGCGGACCGTACTTCGCGCCGGGTTGGTGGCCCTTGCTGGTGAGGAAGAGGACGACCGGACGACCTTCGGCGTCGAAATTCAGGTCCTTCAGATAGACGAGCTTCCCCTCGGCCTGGTAGTCGCGGACGAGCGCCGGGTTGTCGGGGTTGGTGAGCGGGAGGGGGACGGGCTGGCCGTCGGCGCGGGTCCAGGTGGCTCCGAAGTCGCGCGTCTGGAGATAGTACAGGTTCGTCCGGGCATCGAGGCCGAGGGGCCTGGGGTGGAAGTCGAAGACCGTCGCGACGGTCTCCCCACGGGCCCAGGTCACCTGATAGTCGCCCAGATCGATGTGGGCGACGGGGGTCGGCTCGCTCCATGCGCGGCCGTCAGGGCTGGTGGTAAATCGGAGCCCCCGGCCCGCCTGGTACTTGGTGTGCAGGAACAGGAAGCCGCGGCCGGGGACGGGCCACGGGTGGCCGTACGAGAAGTTCGTCTCGACCACCTTCTCGAATGCGTCGATCGAGCGCGGGGCGAGGCTCCGGTGGATGTACGACGGCCTCGCCGTGCCGTGGGCGTTTGAGAAGACCCAGAGGAACCCCTGGGCGTCGATCGCGAGGCAAGGGTTGTCGTGCGCGTCGTTCGTCTTCTTGTCGAGCAGGATCACCGGCCGGGGGAGGGTCCCGGTGGCGTGGTCGTAATACGAAACCATGTGCAGGATCGACTTCCGCGCCGGGTCGGCCCCGCCGTACACGAAGTACGTCCGATTCGAAGGCGCGTCGTAGATCGCGATCGGCGACTGCTGCTGGGGATAGGTCGCGAGCCCGCCGCTGTATTTGTACCTGTATTCATCCTTCGTCGAGCCGATCGAATACCAGCAGCCGACGTAGCCCTCGGCGCGGGGGAGGGGGCGAGGGTCGTCGGCGGCGAGGGCTGAGCAGAGCAGCAAGATCGGCAGGACGTTCACGGGCGGTTTCCTCGGCGTCGGGCGTCGCAAGGCCGTCGGCGGTCGTCACGCCCGCCCCCCGCGCCACGCGGGCGCGAGGGGCGTGGAGACCGGCTCACGTCCGGGCGAACTGGGATTCGCGGGGCGACTCGTAGCGGACGGCCAGATGGGGGGTGTCGAGCGGCTCCTGGCGGTTCTGCCGGGAGTCGAGGCAGCTTTCCAGCATGCCGCAGACGAGCATGGTCCGCTCGACGGGATACGCGGCGCGGCCGGTCTCGATCATGCGGGCGACCTTGTCCATCAACTGCGCCGAGTAGGCGACGTTGGGATTGGGCGGGAGCAGGAATTGCATCGAAAGCGGGTCGGGCCGCCCCTGGACCTTCACGGCCAGGTTGTAGTCGGCCAGGACGCCGTTGAGCATCAGGAGCGTGGCGCGGGTTCCGTCCGCGTACTCGATGAAGTACGCGGCCGGGTTCTGGGCGATGAGCGCGATCTCATCCCCCTCGCCGAGCGCCTGGGGGCGGCCGTCCTGGACCGAGAGGCCCTGGAGCGAGTCCGTCCGGGAGAGCGCGGCCCCCAGCAGCTCGCGCGACCATCGGCCGGCGTCGGCCGCCTTCCAGACGGCGTCGCCCTCGATCATCTGGACGCGGCGGACGCCCGTCTCGCCGCCGCGACGGCGCTCCAGCACGGACTGCATCGCTTCGAGCGCGTGATAATCCATCGGGTCCGAGCCGCCGACGCCGACCATCAGGGCGTCCTCGACGACCGCGCCGTAGGGCAGGTCGACCGAGGGGAGCCGCCAGGTGACGGGTAGCGACGAGCCGGCCAGGAACGGAAACTTCAGGCGTTTGGAGGCGTCGACCATCGCCTTCGCCTTGTCGAAGCTGTACGACAGGTGCTTGTCGTTGAAGACCGGGACGGAGCGGCCGTCGGCCTCGAAGACGTCGGCCGCCTGCTTGAAGAACTCGTAGCGGGGGTAGAGGATCTGCCCCTTCTCGTTGCGCGGATAGTCGCCGTGCTCGCCGATGATCAGGACGGCGTCGACGGCCAGCTTGTCGCCCCCCTGGCGGAGCGCCTCGGGGATGGTCGGGTAGACCTTGAACCCGAAGGTCGAGGCCCGCTCGGCGCTCTGGTCGTCGTCCGGCTTCTGGTCGACGTAGAGCGAGACGACGTCGATGGCCGGCTTCTTCCAGGCCCCGTCGATCGGGTAGCCGACGAGGAAGCGGTCGCCCATGTGCTGGGCGTGCGACAGGTATTTCCAGACGGTCGTGACGATCGCCAGCCGCTTGCGGGCGGGGGGCGATTGCGGAGCGTCGTCGATCGGCTTGCGGCTTCGCATGGCTCGGACTCAGCTCCTCATATATTGCGATTCGCGGGGGGCTTGATAGACGATCGACGCCAGGTCGGGGGTCTCGGCCCGACCGCGCTTCTCGGCCAGGAGGTCGACGGCGGTGCAAAGCACGCCCGAGGTCAGCAACGTCCGCTCGACGGGGTAGGGCGCCCGGCCGGTGAGGAACATGGCCTCGATGTGGTTCGCCAGCGGGCTGAAGAAGTTCGGCAAAGTCTGATTCGGCGAGATCCCGCAGAGGTACAGCTGCGTCGAGCGGATCGCCGGATCGTCCTCCAGCTTGAGCGCGACCGTGAAATCGGCCACCAGTCCCGACATCATGAACAGGCTGCCGACCAGGCCGTCGTTGTAGTGCAGGCGATAGAGCAGGGGGTCCGGGACGAGCTTCGCCGCCTGCTCCAGGTTCGGGAAGGCGTTGCCGTAGCCCGGCATCGGCGAGGTCAGCCGGAAGCTCCGGCAGAGGCAGGCGTCGAACAGGGCCTTCGTCCGGGCCGAGCCCCCCGAAGCGGGGTCGAGCGCCTTCCAGACGTCGGCCCCGCGCAGGGCCTCGACGGCCTTCACGCCGGTCTCGCCGCCGCGACGACGCTCGACGAAGCACTGGAGCGATTCGAGGCCGTGGAAATCATAGCTGTCCACGCCGCCGTAGCCGACGCAGACGGCCTCCTCGATCGGGGCGTCGGGGGGCGTCTCGTACTCGGGGATGCGCCAGGTGAGCGGCAGCGACGAGCCCGCCAGGAACGGGAAGTTGAGTTCGCGGGAAGTCGCGACCATCTCCTTCGCCCAGTCCCAGTTCCACGACAGGTGCTTGTCGTTGAAGACCGGGACGGAGCGGCCCGACTTGCGGAAGACGTCGACCGTCTGCTTGAAGAACTCGTACCGTGGGTAGTGCATGCGGCCGCGATCGTCGCGGAGATAGTCGCCGTGCTCGCCGATCAGGGCCACGCCGTCGACGTCGAGCGTCGGGCCACCCCGGGTCAGGGCCTCGGCGATCGTGGGGTAGACCTTCAGGCCCGGATGGCGCGCGACGCGTTCGTCGGTCAGATCGCCCTTGGGCCGCTGGTCGACGTAGAGCGAGACGACGTCGAGCGCCGGCCGGTGGTGTCCCCCTTGCCAGCCGTAACCGTCCATGAATCGGTCGACGATCCCCTGGCCGTGGGAAGTCTTGTAGTAGCAGGTGACGATAGCGGCGATCCTCGGCCGGGGCTTCGGCGTCGTCGCGACCGCCGGCTGGGCCTCGGCCCGCCCGCGGGCGGCCCCGACGGCGCCGGCGGCCATCGCCCCCATCGCGGCGCGGCGCGTCCAGGCGAAGCCGGGCGCGGGATCGGGTTCTTTCACGTCCATCGGCGTTCCTCCAGCGACTTCGGCGGGTGTTCAACGCCTGTATAACAACCCGGCGACCCCGAGTCCAGGAGGCGTCGTCCTGCGTCCAAACCAAGTTGCCTGAAAGGGGGTTAACGGATATGTTGCGGCCCGGTTCCGCGCAGCCATCCGAGGAGCGGTCGTCATGGAAGACTCGCAAGCGTCGATGATTCAGCATGGGGCAGGGCAGCGGACGCGCCGGGACGGCCCCTCCACGGCCGGCTCGTCCACGCCCCCCCGCGGCGGCGCGGCCCCGGCCGAGGCAAGCGGATCGCGTTCGCGATGGTGCTGCTCGGCATGGCCTGGGGGGCCTGCGAACTGGCGGCCTGGCCGTTGTTCCGGCTCGCGACCGGCCAGCGGTTCTCCTGGTCCGCCCTCCAGGACGAGCGCCGGGAGCGGGCGAACCGGCCCGACGGAATCGGCGGCGCGGTCTTCTCGCAGGTCCACCCCTTCGTCGGCTACGTCCGCGATCCCCGGCCCGACAGCGGGGTCGTGCGCCAGAGCGACGGCCGGACCATGCCGGTCTCGAACTTCGGCTACGTGGACGACAAGGACCCGATCCACAAGCGCGAGCCCGGCAAGCTGATCGTCGGGATCTTCGGCGGCTCGGTCGCCTCGTACTTCGGGGTCAACGGCGTGAGCCGGCTGGAGCAGGCGCTCCGACGCTCGCCGGAATTCGCCGACAAGAAATTCGTGTTCGTCAACGCCGCGCTCGGCGGTTACAAGCAGCCCCAGCAGCTGACCACGCTGGCCTACCTGACGGCCCTTGGGGCCGAGTTCGACCTCGTCGTCAATATCGACGGCTTCAACGAGGTGGCGCTCCACGAGCTGGAGAACGCCGGGCACCACGTCTTCCCGGCCTTCCCTCGAAGCTGGCACGCGCGGGTCGGCATGAACGACCCGAGGCTCGGCTCGGCGCGGGCCGAGTTGAACAACCTGGAGGATCGTCGCATCACCTGGTCGCGGTGGGCCTCGACCTCGCCCTGGCGGTGGTCGATCGTCGCGAATCTCGTCTGGAAGTTGCAGGACCGCCGCCTGGAATGGTCGTCGTACTCGATCACCAAGGGGCATCAGGAACTGAAGGATCAGGCCGGTCCGTACGTCGCCACCGGCCCCTTGCGCGAGTTCGGCGGGCGGGACGAGCTGTTCGAGCACATGGTCTCGATCTGGTCCAACAGCTCCCTGGCGATCCACGCCCTCTGTCGCCAGAACGGCACGCGGTACGTCCATTTCCTGCAGCCCAACCAGTACGTCGCCGACTCCAAGCCGATGGACGCCGCCGAGCTTCGCGTGGCCTTCAACGCCGACCACCCGTATCGCCGGGGCGTCGAGGCGGGCTATCCGCTCCTGCTCCGCGAGGGCCAAGCCCTCCGCGAACGCGGCGTGGCCTTCCACGACCTCACCGGGATCTTCCGCGACCATCCCGAGTCGCTCTACATCGACGACTGCTGCCACTACAACCAGGCGGGCCTGGAGATCATGGCCGAAGCCGTCGCCCGCGCGATCCTCGACGACCCGACGCCCACGCCCTGACTCAGTTGTAGATGAAATAGACCGACGCCGTGCAGGCTCGGTCGACGGTCACGCGCACCCAGTGCGCGGAGTAGCCGTCCGGGAAGACGTGGAAGCCGTATCCCTTCGACGACAGGGCGATCGTCTGGTAGGTCTTCCACGAACCGTCGCCGAGGAAATCGACCTCCACGGTGAACCGCACCGGCTCGGTCGAGTCGTGCGAGAGGTGGAGGACTTTCTTGTCGAACCCGGTCATGAGGTAAGGGTCGGAGACCGCGCCGGCCTCGACGGGGTCGTTCCACCAGGGGCCTCCCCAGCCGGTGGGCTTTCCCATCTTCCAGAGGTCGTCGATGTTGCCGAACCAGAGCCCGGACTGGGGCTGGCCGACGACCGAATCCCCCTGATCGCTGGCCATCACGAACAGGCCCCGCCAGTGGAGGAAGTCGGGGATCACCCGGAGGTGCGACGCGATCGGCCGCACGCCCCAGAGCTTGCCGGCGTAGCGGTGCAGCGGCATCTCGTAGAAGAGGCCGAAGGCGTCCATCAACTGACGCTCGGTGGACGCCTCGCGGATCCGCATCCATTCCGTGCACCACTGGTGGTCGAACGTCTGGCTGGACTTCGGCAGCCGATACCTCGACCACTCGCCCCGGTCGAGCACCCGGAGGATGGCCGACCGCTTGTCCCAGCCCAGGGCGTAGAGCGGGTCGGACGGCGAGTAGCGGCCGGAGACCTCGACGAACGGGTTCTTCTCCAGGATGGTCCAGGTCTTACCGTCCCACTCGGCCAGCCGACCGGCCTGGCGTTCGCCCAGAAACTCCTTCTCGTCGTACGAGTTGTTCGCGACCACGAGCCGCCCGTGGGCCGTGTGCGCCCCCTTGAAGTGCTTGTAGCCGTCGATCCCCAGCTCCTTGATGAGGTCGTAGAGGAGTTTGGATTCGAGCGTGTGGAGGTCGGTCTCGAAGAGGAGGCCTTCCATGGTCAGGAAATAGACCTTGTTCTCCGGGTCGGTCAGGTGCCTGGCCGTGGCGGTCAGGCGGTGCCCGGACAGCTCCTTGATGGTGCGCACCGCGCCGTGCTCGTCGATGACGTGGGGGCCGATGATCGCCTGGCGCGTCCCCCAGTGGACCATCCGATTCGCGAAGGTCCCGGTGACGGACTCGGGGTGCAGCCGGACCGCCATGTCCTCGCGGATCTCGTAGAGCCCCAGCCCGGAGCCGGTGATGTGGGCGACGTAGCCGACCGCCCAGAGCCGGTCGGCCCAGGGGATCATCGCCCCGATCCCCGCCTCGGTCCGGCTGCCGGTCTTCGGGGCCATGACGGCCAGCTGCGGGAAGACGCCGCCGACGTTCAGCTCGGAGCGCCGCCAGGCGAAGCGGTCGTCGACGGGCGAGGCCTCGCCCTCGACGACCGGCCCGGCTCCGGGCTGTTCCTGCGCCGCCAGCCGGGGCGCGACGAGGGCGAGGATCAAGGCGACGCAGGCGGAGCGTGTCGCGTGCGGATTCATGGCGGTCTCCCAGAACGGCCCCGAGGCCTCCAGCCCAGCGACGGGCCCGGCGGCGGGGGCCATCCTAACAGCCCTGAGGGCGCTCTTGAACCCGGTCGGCCTGACGCCTGAAGGGGGGCGAAGGAGTCGCGAGGGGGCGGGACAATCGTTAAGCTGGATCGACCGAGGGCCGCCGATGAGACGGCCTTCGCCAAAACAATGATGAATTGGAGGTCGCTGATGCAGCGTCGTGATGCGAATACGCGCCGAGGGTTCCTGAAGACGGCGGCGGCGGCCTCGACGGCCGTGACGATCCTGGCCCGCAACCCGGAGACCGAGGCGGCCGCCTCGGCGCTCGCCAAGGCCGGTCCCAACGACAAGGTGCGGATCGCGACGATCGGCATGGGGATCATCGGCTTCATCGACACCGACTGCGCGCTGCAGGCGCCGGGCGTCGAGCTGGTCGCCGCGGCCGACCTCTACGAAGGCCGTCGGACGCGGGTCAAGGAAAAGTACGGCGACCACGTCTCGACCCACGTCGACTATCGCGAGATCCTCGACCGCAAGGACGTCGACGCGGTCTTGCTCTGCGTCCCCGACCACTGGCACGCCCAGATGTCGGTCGACGCTATGAAGGCCGGCAAGGCCGTCTACTGCGAGAAGCCGATGGTCCAGTCGCTGGCCGAGGGGCCGGACGTCATCAAGGTCCAGCAGGAGACCAAGGCCGTCTTCCAGGTCGGCAGCCAGTTCGCCAGCTCGATCGTCTTCGAGAAGCTCCACGAGATGATCGCCGCCGGCGCGATCGGCAAGCTGAACGTGGTCGAGGCCCGATACAACCGCAACTCCTCGCTCGGAGCCTGGCAGTACACCCTGCCGCTGGACGCCTCGCCCGCGACCGTCGACTGGGATCGGTTCCTGGGCAAGGCCCCCAAGCGGCCGTTCGACGCCACCCGCTTCTTCCGCTGGCGGAACTACCAGGACTACGGCACGGCCGTCGCCGGCGACCTGTTCGTCCACCTGCTGACCGCCATCCACCGCGCCACCGACTCGCAGGGCCCCAACAAGGTCGCCGCGATGGGCGGGCTCCGCTACTGGGACGACGGCCGCGACGTCTACGACGTCATCCTCAGCCTGCTCGACTATCCGGCCGTCGAGGCCCATCCCGCCTTCACCGTCTCGCTCCAGTGCGACTTCGAAGACGGCGGCGGAGACGCCACCTCGTTCCGGTTCGTGGGCGACGAAGGCGTGATCTCCACCGACCTCGCCTCGCTCAAGCTGGAGCGTACCGGCATCTCCTGGCCGACCCCGGAACAGGAGCTCAAGGGGTATAACTCCGTCCAGACCTTCTCCAAGGCTCAGCAGGACGCGATCGCCGCCAAGCTCGCCTCCGAGCCGAGGAAGGGTCGCAAGCCGGCCCCCTACGAAGGGGCCCAGAGCTTCCAGCCCCCGGCGGGGTACGACCCCCGCCTCGACCACTTCGTCAAGTTCTTCACCTCGGTCCGCCAGGGCGAGCCGGTCTACGAGGACGCCGTCTTCGGCTACCGCGCCGCCGCCCCGGCCCTCCTCTGCAACACCAGCCTCTATGAGAGCAAGCTCATCGGCTGGGACCCGATCAAGATGCAGGTCACGGCCTGAGGCCCCCGCCGATGATTGGGTTCGCTCGCGCCATCCCGCGAGCGAACCCAATCGAGGCAAATCGCTTGCTCAAAAACACTTGGAACGAATACTCGGCCACACGGATTGGGTTCGTTCGCGCGTTTTCGAAGGTCGCAGACCGTTCGGCCGGGGTGCCCGCCGGCCCATCCCGAAATCGGCTTCGTTCGCGACGCCCCCGAACCGAACCCGATCAACATAACTGTCTTACTTGACATCACTTAGACCACAGGGCCGGCTTCCAAAATTGGGTTCGTTCGGCGCAAAACGTGGTCGTTGCCGTTCAACCTGAATCGAGCCCGCCGCCGGCGTGCCGCGCGGTCCGCGCGCACTCTCCCTTAAGGAGAGGATGGTCGACGAACGCCGTTTGCGGAACGACGATCGGCGTCGTTCGTCACCGGCCCCGGCGGGCGCGGAGGCTCTCGGGGAACAGGTCTTCCTGAACGATGTTCCCCTGGTCGTCGAACGGGATTGGAAGATAGTCGGAGTCGAAGGCCAGCCCGGGATGGGCCTCGACTTCCCCGGCGAGCGGACTCGTGACCCAGAGCGTGGTGAGTTCGAGGGTGTTGGGAATCAAGGCGAGCTTCGCCTCGGCCGGGTCGATCCGCCAGCAGGTGTCCAGGCAGGCGGCGATCACGTCGCGGTCGGTCGGCAGGGCCAGCGGGACTCGGGCGCGGGCCAGGAAGTTGCTGGTGAAGCTGTTCACGCGCATCGGCGTCGGGTCGATCGCCCGCACCAGCCGCTCCGTGGTCAGGTCCGCGAACCCGATCCCCAGCGCATTGCCGCGCGATTCCTCGGAGACGTCGAGCACGGCCAGGCGGGTGACGACCGGCGCGGGGTGGTCGCGCATGGTTTCGACGCGGAGGCGGCCGATGACGTTCGGGTCCATCCCGGTGCCGCTGTAATTCTTCCCCAGCTCGCCGACGATCAGCACGTCCAGCTCCGGGAACGGCAGCCCCGGCATCAAGGCGCGGGCCTCCGTAAGCAGGGCGGGCTCGACCTCCAGGATCTCCTCGGGCTCGACCGCGACGATCCGAGCGACGCGATCGGCGGCGTTCTCGATGATCGCCAGCCCGAGCGCGACGGGCGTTCGCTTCAGGAGGAACGCGCCAACTTCCGGGAGCAGCCTGATCAGGCCGGGGAGGCCCAGCTTGTGGACCTGCGCAGCCCCCTCGCGCTTGCCCAGGCCGACGGCCAGCATCTTCAGCAGGCCGCTCTCATACGAGCCCGTGAACGAGGTGTGGGGCTTGACGCGGTTCAGGAGGATGACGCCGTCAGCGTCGAACGCGTTGCGGTCGAAGTGGATCGGCAGGCCGAAGGCGTTGGTCCCCAGGACGACGGTGTCCATCTCGCAGCGGACGGGGCAGCCGACGCTTCGTTCGGTGACGCCCAGCTCGGCCAGGAGCGCCCGCTGACCTTCGGCTGTCCCGCCGCCGTGGCTCCCCATCGCCGCGACGACGAAGGGGTGGAAGCCGACCGAGCGCACGGCCGTCGCGACGGCCCGGACGATCTCGGGCAACCCGGCGATCCCCCGACTGCCGACCGTGATCGCGACCTGGCCGCCGGCCGGCACCCGGGCGACGAGGCCGCTGGCCACCACGGCGCGAGCCGCGGCGTCGGCCGGGTCGGGGAGCTCGGGCTGGTCGAAGGTCCGTCGGACCCTGGCGATGGTGGGCGTGTTCATGATGTTGCGACCCGGCTTCGCGGGGATCTCCCGCGGATTGCCGACACACCTCGCTCGACACCACCACCTCAAGGGGGGGCGGGAGACGGCCTTCGGCCGGAACTCGGTGGAGTCGAATGAGGAGTCTCGGATTTCCTCATTGTAAGGGATCGGGGTCCGGTTCGAAACGCCGAAGCCCCCCTCGCGTCCGAGGACGGCGAGGGGGGCTTCCGTGGCGACTTGCGGTCGGTCGGTCGTTCGCCTCGGAACGTCAGGCGGCGCGGCGGTTGCGGCGGCGCTGGACGAGGCCGGCGGCGGCGATGATGCCGGCCCAGGCGAGCACGGTCGACGGCTCGGGGACCGGGACTTCCTGGATCGGGCCGCCCTCGGAGGCGTAGGCCGACGGGTAGACGATCTGGGGGTTGGCGTTCTGGAGGCTGACCAGCTTGTTGGTCCACTTCTCGGTGGTCAGCACGACGATCGTGCCGGTGGTGGAGCCGGCGCCGATCGGGTCGGTGGCCTTGCTGGCGTCCAGGTACTGGAAGGTCAGGGCGCCGGTCTTCTCACCCGGGAGCCAGGCGACCGAGCTGGGGATCTGGATGCCGCCGCCCGCGACGGACGAGACGGGGACGCTCAGGCCGCCGACCGTGCCGTCCTTGACCACGAACACGGCGCTGCCGGGCCCGCCGGTGCCGAGCAGGTCGGCCCGGGTGGGGGTGGCGTTGAACTGGAGCGAGGCGCTGTTGACGGAGGTGGGCTCGCCGGACTCGTCCTTCACGTCCTTGACGCCGAACTGGTAGGCGTAGGCGTAGAGCCCGGCGTACGCCCCGGTCCCTTCCAGGACCTGGGACTGCACGACGCCCGTGAGGGGCGTGTTGATGAAGCGATACTCGGCCGTGATCGGCGGCGCCTCGGCGATGGGCTTGAAGAGGCTGTTGAACTCCGAGGCGGAGAGCTCGGGGGCGTCCAGATTCTGAACGATCGGGGCGGCGTCGGTGGTCCGACCGGCCGCGCTCAACACGAGACCAGCCCCCAGGGCGAGAGCAAAGGTGAACTTGTTCATTCGAGTCGATCTTCCAAGGTTGATCCGGGCTGCTCGTCGCATCACGAACGGCCCCGTGCGAGTCGATCCATAACTCGCCGACCGGAGAACGTCTCCGGGCGGTACCCGCGCGCCGCTGTCGGTCGAATGCGGGTCGGGAGGAATCGAACCGGCGATCCCCGCCGCGACTCCCCACTACTCAGATGGCAGATCGCAGTTCCGCCGACGTCGTTGGATTCCATCGGTCGGAGACGAAGGCGAAAATTACCAGGAAGATTCAAGTCGGTCAACACGACTTTAGGCGTCCAGCCACCACCTCACGCCACTCCTCTTGCGACCGCCTTCCACCGCCTGTTCGGGCCGAATTTCGATCGCGGCGGACGCACCGGCGCGACGGTTCAGGCGCGGGTGAGGGGATGGGATTCGCTCTCGCGAGGGACGGCGAGGGCCGCGTGCTGGGGGGGCTCCGGCGGCGCGGGGAAGCTGGACGAATCGGGACGTTCTCCGGCCTTCGGCTCCGGGGGGGCC includes:
- a CDS encoding BNR-4 repeat-containing protein, whose translation is MNVLPILLLCSALAADDPRPLPRAEGYVGCWYSIGSTKDEYRYKYSGGLATYPQQQSPIAIYDAPSNRTYFVYGGADPARKSILHMVSYYDHATGTLPRPVILLDKKTNDAHDNPCLAIDAQGFLWVFSNAHGTARPSYIHRSLAPRSIDAFEKVVETNFSYGHPWPVPGRGFLFLHTKYQAGRGLRFTTSPDGRAWSEPTPVAHIDLGDYQVTWARGETVATVFDFHPRPLGLDARTNLYYLQTRDFGATWTRADGQPVPLPLTNPDNPALVRDYQAEGKLVYLKDLNFDAEGRPVVLFLTSKGHQPGAKYGPHEWQTARWDGRDWVVRPFTTSDHNYDHGSLTIEEDGVWRVVAPTEPGAQPFGTGGDMVMWTSADQGTTWTRVKQLTADKARNHTYARRPLNAHPDFHALWADGDARAKSESSLYFTDRLGTQVRRLPITMTGETQAPEVVE
- a CDS encoding SGNH/GDSL hydrolase family protein, encoding MVLLGMAWGACELAAWPLFRLATGQRFSWSALQDERRERANRPDGIGGAVFSQVHPFVGYVRDPRPDSGVVRQSDGRTMPVSNFGYVDDKDPIHKREPGKLIVGIFGGSVASYFGVNGVSRLEQALRRSPEFADKKFVFVNAALGGYKQPQQLTTLAYLTALGAEFDLVVNIDGFNEVALHELENAGHHVFPAFPRSWHARVGMNDPRLGSARAELNNLEDRRITWSRWASTSPWRWSIVANLVWKLQDRRLEWSSYSITKGHQELKDQAGPYVATGPLREFGGRDELFEHMVSIWSNSSLAIHALCRQNGTRYVHFLQPNQYVADSKPMDAAELRVAFNADHPYRRGVEAGYPLLLREGQALRERGVAFHDLTGIFRDHPESLYIDDCCHYNQAGLEIMAEAVARAILDDPTPTP
- a CDS encoding Gfo/Idh/MocA family protein; the protein is MQRRDANTRRGFLKTAAAASTAVTILARNPETEAAASALAKAGPNDKVRIATIGMGIIGFIDTDCALQAPGVELVAAADLYEGRRTRVKEKYGDHVSTHVDYREILDRKDVDAVLLCVPDHWHAQMSVDAMKAGKAVYCEKPMVQSLAEGPDVIKVQQETKAVFQVGSQFASSIVFEKLHEMIAAGAIGKLNVVEARYNRNSSLGAWQYTLPLDASPATVDWDRFLGKAPKRPFDATRFFRWRNYQDYGTAVAGDLFVHLLTAIHRATDSQGPNKVAAMGGLRYWDDGRDVYDVILSLLDYPAVEAHPAFTVSLQCDFEDGGGDATSFRFVGDEGVISTDLASLKLERTGISWPTPEQELKGYNSVQTFSKAQQDAIAAKLASEPRKGRKPAPYEGAQSFQPPAGYDPRLDHFVKFFTSVRQGEPVYEDAVFGYRAAAPALLCNTSLYESKLIGWDPIKMQVTA
- a CDS encoding lactate racemase domain-containing protein; translated protein: MNTPTIARVRRTFDQPELPDPADAAARAVVASGLVARVPAGGQVAITVGSRGIAGLPEIVRAVATAVRSVGFHPFVVAAMGSHGGGTAEGQRALLAELGVTERSVGCPVRCEMDTVVLGTNAFGLPIHFDRNAFDADGVILLNRVKPHTSFTGSYESGLLKMLAVGLGKREGAAQVHKLGLPGLIRLLPEVGAFLLKRTPVALGLAIIENAADRVARIVAVEPEEILEVEPALLTEARALMPGLPFPELDVLIVGELGKNYSGTGMDPNVIGRLRVETMRDHPAPVVTRLAVLDVSEESRGNALGIGFADLTTERLVRAIDPTPMRVNSFTSNFLARARVPLALPTDRDVIAACLDTCWRIDPAEAKLALIPNTLELTTLWVTSPLAGEVEAHPGLAFDSDYLPIPFDDQGNIVQEDLFPESLRARRGR